The Cervus canadensis isolate Bull #8, Minnesota chromosome X, ASM1932006v1, whole genome shotgun sequence genome contains the following window.
TATCTGCAAAATTCTTCCATGTCAGTACACAAAAGTATAGCTCATTTCATTTTTGGCCACAAGATATTGGATGGAGCACATGTGCTACAGTTTACGTAACAAATCCCCATGTAGTGTtaccttttccattctttttcttattatttgtttGTTAGCAGCTCTGAAGATGTGTAAATCTCCTGCTAAGATAATTAAGTGGAACTGCCAGTTCAAAACCTATGGGCATTTACATGTTCACTGATACTAAGCAGCTGCCTCCCCAAAAGACCCTGATCAGCATATAGCAGGGCTGTTAGCCCTGTGTTCCATATACTGCAGAGattttctctcagtctctctctctctaaagagCTCAGctttttattgaatgtgttactaaagtgagtgaagtcgctcaattgtgtccaactctttgcgaacccacggactgtggcctaccaggatccttcatccatgggattttccaggcaagagtactggagagggttgccattaccttctctaggggatcttcccgacccatggatcgagcccgggtctctcacattgtaggcagatgctttacctgagccaccagggaagttactaCAGAGGTTTAGTCAAAAAGAGCAAAGCTCATGTCATCATCAGggtcttcagattcttttttctttgtttctacttTCTTCTCCTCAGATTGGGCAGCAGTGGTGGAGGGGGCAGGACCTTCTGGTGGTGCAGCTCCAGCTGTCGGGACAGGTCCACCAGCCCCCACATGGCAGGTGAAGCTGCTGATGCTGACACTGGCCAAGGCCTTTACAAACAAGCCTGGCCAGAAACTGTCAACATTTACACCAGCTGCTTTAACGAGGGCACTGATCTTATCCTCTGTGACCATCACCTCACTGGGCAGAATGAGGGCCGAGTAGGTGCAAGGAAGCTCCGAGACAGAGGCCATGGTGCGGGCGAGTGCTCAGTGGGGCTGCTGGCTCAGTGCCAGTCTCCAGATGAAGTGAGGGCCTCACCCCAAAATGGCCTTGGCTTCCTCAGAAGGACCGAGCACCTTAGTGGCTGTGGAAGAAAGGGATCTCTctccttttttggctgcacagcatgGCATGCCAGATCTTAATTTCcagaccaagaattgaaccgAGCCCGTCCCCTGGagtggaagcatggggtcttaaccactggaccactgtggAATTCCCGTCTCTTGTCTCAAAAGACTAGGCTGGCCGGTTTTGGCTGTCAAGTAGTTACACAGTTTTATGCGACCAAATTATTAAACTCTGGATTGATGATTTCTGGGTTGTGTATCTTGGGCACAAAGTTGTCCTGCCTCAAGTGAGGAGAGTCATGTGACACAGGGCAGACTTTCCAAGTTCCCACACCTAATGCTTCGTGGACCCAGGCTGGCTGATTCTTGCTGTCCTGCAGGCCccactactgtgtgtgtgttggtggggtCATATGATCCCAGGCTAGGTAGGCCAGGACTGGGGCCAGTGCCTCTCAGacacccagcccctgccctcctgggaTGCCAACTCAGTTggggaaaagatgaagaaatgtgTACTGAGAAGAGagtattttttaatgcattatttattatttatttaaatgcacAGGTGGCCCGCAGATGAGCAAGTGAGATCCATGGGGAAAGCACAAATAAGAACCAAGAATCCACCTAAAACCAGTGTTCTTGAACAGTCACCTCCAACGGTGAGAAGGAAGGACAAGGCTGTAAAAGAACTGGGTCCATCCCAGCATGGGTCTGAGTGAGCAGAAGACTGGTCCCCATCATCTGCAAGCAGGGGCTTCCATCCCTCTGCCACAGACAGTGGGGCTTCAGCAAACCACTGGCTGAGGGAGGCTCCCCCCGACCCTCACACTGTGGTCGTATTGCCAGGCTCCTGGCAGAGCACATGCTCCCGGCAGAGCGCATGCTCCCAGAAGGGATGCCTCACCTCTGGCTTCCCACTCAGGACTCCCAGAGGGCCAGCTAAAGACTGGTCTGCAAACTCACATTGAAGACACCACCTATCCTCATGAAACACTGGCAGGTCCCTCAAAGAGAGGAGTGGCCCTGTTACATCCCCAGGGCATCACTGTCAGAAGCCAGATGATATAATTTTCAGTAAGGGCTGGGAGTGTCTGCTACAGGCCTGGACTCACCAATCCCACCCTCGTGGTGGCCCTAGGAAGTCGGTAGcatgtcacccccttctccagaTGAGCAAATGAGGACATGGAAGGCTTGAGCAGTTTGTTCTGAATCTCTAGCTAGCAGGAGGGAGGGGTGGTTAAGGACACTGGCCTCTAAGCCTAACCTCCTTTTGCAGgctgtaaagtgaagtgaaagtcactcagtcgtggctgattttttgcgaccccatggactgtacagttcatggaattctccaggccagaatactgggtgggtagcctttcctttcaccaagtgatcttcccaacccagggattgaacccggctcTCCCGGATTGCAGGtgggattctttatcagctgagccaccagggaagcccaagaatactggagtgggtagcctatcccttttcctgcgcatcttcccaacccaggaatcaaaccgaggtctcctgcattgcaggtggattctttaccaaccgaactctcagggaagcccttttgcaGACTACACTCTCCATCTGGCTCCCAGGGAGCTTCCTGGGCAATGGTATCACACATCAGCTTGTCCTGAAGGCATCGGAGGTGAGTCCCAGTGAATATCCCCGGGCCTTGGACCAGTCTATAAAGGAAGGAggtgagaaagagaaacaccTGTACTCTTGTGCCTAATCAGGGGGGACTTTGAAATAGACAGTACCTTTGAATTCTCATGAGATCAGAGAGCAGTTTTCATGGATATTTACCAGTTGTCTGCATTCCTGTGAATGAAGACTACTGCAACTCCCCCAATCTTCACTGGCCTCCAAGACACCAAAAGAGACACACacggtgggaggtgggagggaggttcaagagggaaggggaaatatgtatacctatggctgatccttGTTGacatatgacagaaaccaacacaatattgtaaagcaattattctccaattaaaaaagaactttaaaaagtagatacaaaagaaggaatcaaaatataaattctaaaagTCTAGGTGGATTTGAAAACGAAAAAAGAACTTTAGACATTAGAAACAAAATCAGTCTTTGAAATAAGAATCTCAACTGATGAATCAAACCACAGATAGATGACTCAGAAGATGACAAGGCAGTGACATGGAGGAGAGATGGGCCGGTCTTCGTGGCCCCTCATCCTGGCCTCCGGGCTTCTGATGACATCAACCCCTTCCATTCTTGCCCTGGGTCTGGGGTGACAGCTGCTTCCTGTACTCGCTGCGTGCCTTCAGCTCTCCGAGCCATCCCTGAGTGACCACCTGGGCTCAAGGCACCCATGACCTGCGGGGGTCTCACCATTCTGCTCCCTGCACTCGAATGGGGTGAAGGGCCAAGGGCAGCAAGTGCCCGAGGAGCCAGAGCAGCTGCTACCCTGAACTGTCATGGACGGAATGCCAGGGACCAAGCCTGGGCTGTGCAGTCACTGCAGTGTCCCTGGGAGGAAACTGACAAGGACACCTGCCTTACCTCTCAGCTCAAGTCACAGGATGACAGCCACAGCTCTTCCATGGCATCCTGCAAATTCCCCTGTGCCTGTAGGGCTGACGGGACTGGAAATCAAACACAGCATTCCACTGTGTCAGTTGCAGAATCCCCAGGTCGCTTGAATTCCCAGCCTCTCTGCATTTCCTAGGTGAAAGGCAGGGCACTGCATGGACGAGTGGGGCCttgaaactgagactcaggatATCTGGCTGCCCTCGGTGGAAGCTGAGAATCAGCAAGCCCCCAGTCCCCCAGAGCCTCCCTTGCTGATGGAAGTAGCTTGCCCAGCCGTGTCTGGGAGGCTGGCGTTCTGTCCTTTGAGGACTGTGTCATTACCTCACCTGGTGCTGATGCCTTGCAAGGGGACACTGACTGTCCTCCAGACCCTCTGCCACCACCTCCTGTTGCCATGAGTCCTGTAAGTGGGGTCCGATTACTGCATGACTGAGGTGACAGACACAAAGTCTGACCCTTCAGGAAATAGCTCATacatcagtaaatattttccaGACTTCACTGCTATCTACCAGCTTAACTTTATTCGCACATTTGTGGTAGGAGCTTCTCAGGAAGTTCGATTCAGTAGGTGAGCTGTGCTAATCAATGAAGTGGATTAACTGTTAGAGGTCTATTTACTAGAGGGTTCTGATTGAAAGCATCAGTATTAGGACATGCAGCTGCTGTGTAGTCTAGCACACACTTCACATGGGTGGCTGACTGATACTTGGACCTACTGCTGACCTGCATTTCATAGGTTTTGATGCCAGAAAAGCCCTGACAGGAGGTGGAGGAAAGAATACAAAGgcttcagtacagttcagtcactcagttgtgtctgattctttgcgaccccatggactgcagcatgccaggcttccctgtccatcaccaacaccaagagcttgctcaagctcatctccatcgagttggtgatgccatccaacaatctcatcctctgtcatccccttctcctcccgccttcaatctttctgagcatcagggtcttttccaatgagtcagttctttgcatcaggtggccaaggcactagagcttcatcttcagcatcagtccttccaatgaatattcaggactgatttcctttaggatgggctacttggatctccttgcagtccaagggactctcaagggccttctccaacaccacagttcaaaatcatcaattcttcggtgctcagccttctctatggtccaactctcacatccatacatgactactgcaaaaatcatagctttgactagatggacctttgttggcaaagtaacgtctctgctttataatatgctgtctaggtttgttatagcttttcttccaaggtgcaatcatctttgaatttcatggctgcagtcacaatctgtagtgattctggagcccccaaaataaattctgtcactgtttccattgtttcctcatctatttgccataaagtcttgggtccagatgccatgattgttgctttttgaatgttgaattttaatcagctttttcactttcatcaagaggtttttcagttcctcttagctttctgccataagggtggtgtcatctacatatctgaagttactgatatttctcctggcaatcttgattccaacttctgcttcatccagcccggcatttcgcatgatgtactctgcatagaaattaaataatcagggtgacaatatacagccttgatgctgGCTATtgacaatatactcctttcccaatttggaacccagtccattgttccatgtctggttctaactgttgcttcttgaactgcatacagatttctcaagaggcaggtaatgaggtctggtatccccatctctttgaaaattttccacaatttgttgtgatccacacagtcaaaggctttagtgtagccaataaagcagaagtagatgtttttctggaattctcttgctttttcaatgatccagtggatgttagcaatttgatctctggttcctctgccttttctaaatccagcttgaacatctggaagttttcggttcatgtgctgttgaagcctagtttggagaattttgagcattactttgctagtgtgtgagatgaatgaaatTGTGCAATAGGTTGAACATTCCCTGGCACTggttttcttagggattggaattaaaactgacctttggCAGTGCTGTGGCCACGGctaagttttccacatttgctgacatattgagtggagcactttcacagcatcatcttttaggatttgaaatagctcagctggaattccatcacctccactagctttgtttatagtgatgcttcctaaggcccacttcactttgcactccagaatgtctggctctaggtaagtgatcgcatcatcatgcttatctgggtcattaagaccttttttgtatagttcttcttaatgtcttctgcttctgttaggtccatattgcctctgtcctttattgtgcccgtctttgcatgaaatgttcccttggtatctctaattttcttgaaaagatctctagtcttttccattctattgctttcctctgtttccttgcagtgatactgaggaaggctttcttacctctccttgctattgtttcgaactctgcattcagatggatttatctttccttttctcctttgccttttgcttctcttcttttcacagctatttgtgaggcctcctcagacacacattttgcctttgtgcatttctttttcttggggatgatctcaATCACCACTTACTgcacaatatcatgaacctctgtccatagttcttcaggcagtctgtctatcagatctaatcccttgaatctatttgtcacttgcatTGTACAATcgaaagggatttgatttaggttatacctgaatggtctagtggttttccctactttcttcaatttatgtctgaatttggcaataaggagtttataaTCTGAGTCACAGctccagtcttgtttctgctgactgtatagagcttctctatctctggctgcaaaggatataataaaTCCGATTTCAGTATTGACATCTGTTGATATCCATGGGTAGAGTCGTCTCTGGTGTTGTTGtaagagggtttttgctatgaccagtgttctcttgcaaaactctgttagcctttgccctgcttcattttgtacataT
Protein-coding sequences here:
- the LOC122434786 gene encoding 60S acidic ribosomal protein P1-like, which translates into the protein MASVSELPCTYSALILPSEVMVTEDKISALVKAAGVNVDSFWPGLFVKALASVSISSFTCHVGAGGPVPTAGAAPPEGPAPSTTAAQSEEKKVETKKKESEDPDDDMSFALFD